The Psychrobacillus sp. FSL K6-2836 nucleotide sequence AAAGCGGTAAGGTGAGCTTATTGATTGCTACGGATGTGGCAGCAAGAGGCTTAGATATTTCTGGGCTTACACATGTTATCCATGTAGATGTACCGCATTCGGTCGAACAGTACTTACATCGTTCGGGACGTACAGGACGTGCTGGAGCGGATGGAGAGGTAATGACGTTGTTAACTTATTCTGATGAAAAGACGTATAAAAAGTGGACAAAAGAGCTTCCTAAAAAGCCAGTTCAAAAAGTATGGTATCGCGGCGAATTAATCGAGGGATCATCCAAAACTATCGCTCAAAAGGGGAAATAAAGATGGATTTTCAACAAAAGCTTGAAGAATATGCTGAATTAGTAGTAAAAGTGGGTCTGAACATTCAGCCTAACCAACCACTTCTTATAAATACGACGACGGACACAATTGAATTTACACGTTTAATAGTGAAAAAGGCGTATGAAGCAGGTGCGAAACGAGTAGACGTAAATTATACAGATGAAGTAAGTGCACGTGCATTTTATGATTTTGCTCCAGATGATGCCTTCCATGAATTCCCGAAATGGGCTGCTATGCAGCGTGATGAGCTAATCGAAAATAAAGGCGCATTATTATGGATTGATGCAGATAATCCTGACCTATTAGAAGGCGTTTCGATTGATCGTATTTCAAGCTTTCAAAAGGCAAGTGGCAAAGCGTTAGAAAACTATCGTAAAGCAGTGATGAATGATGTTATTACATGGTCAATCGTTGCAATGCCTTCAGAAAAATGGGCTGCTAAGGTATTTCCAGACCTGAAGCCTGAGCAACAAATGCAGGCATTATGGGATTTAATATTCCAAGTTGTGCGTATAGGTGAAGGAACAGCTGTTCAAAAATGGAAAGAACATATTGATAACCTCGAAAGTAGAGCAACACTATTAAATAATAAACGCTTCAAAAAGCTGCACTATAAATCAGAAGGAACAGATATTCAAGTCGAGCTTCCGAAAGAACATATTTGGATGTCAGGAGCAAGTAAAAATGGTCAAAACGTTCCGTTCATAGCGAATATGCCAACAGAGGAAGTATATACTGCACCACTCAAAACAGGTGTAAATGGCTACGTAAAAAATACAAAGCCTTTTGTCTATCAGGGGAATATAATAGATGATTTTACTTTAACCTTTGAAAATGGCAAGATTATTTCCATTACAGCGTCAACCGGTGAGAAGCTATTGCAAGAGCTAATTGGAACAGATGAAGGAGCAAAATACTTAGGCGAGATTGCTTTGGTACCACATGAATCACCTATTTCTGCTTCGAATGTATTATTCTTTAATACATTATTTGATGAAAATGCCTCCAACCATTTCGCTATTGGGGAAGCATATCCTACATGTGTTGAGGGTGCTCGTGGTTTAAATAAAAGTGAACTAGAGGACATTGGTATTAACACATCAATAGTTCATGAAGACTTTATGATTGGTAGCGGAGACATGGATATTATGGGTGAATTAGTAGATGGAACAATGGAGCCTATATTTACAAAAGGTACTTGGGCTTTTTAAGGAGTTGATAGGCTTGAAGAAATGGCTTTGCACTTTAATCATTCTATTTATTTCATTTGGATCTATCACGGTAGATGCCAAGGGAACAGAAGTGTATATTGCGCTTGGAGATTCCTTAGCAGCCGGTCAAACACCGAATCGAGCTATAGATACTGGTTATACAGATTTAATAGCACAGAAGCTAACTAGGACTGGGCAGCTTGCTTATTATACGAAAGCATTGGCTTACCCGGGTTATACAACTGCGGATGTGCTTGCTAAGGTTAAGACGGATGAAGCAAAGGAAACGTTGAAGAACGCTACGTTAGTTACTATATCAGCAGGAGCTAATGATTTGCTACAAATGGTGCAAGTCAATTCAACAAGTGGTTCCATTGCCTATCAGCAAATCCCAGCTGATTTTGCGTTAAATAATGTTCGAAAAAACATAGAGCAAATTATTACAGAAGTACAGGCAACAGCACCAAAAGCAAAAATTTATGTAATGGGCTATTATTTTGCCTATCCTCATGTGAGAGCGTCCCAAAAGGAAGGTATTAAGAAAGAGTTAGACCGATTGCATACCATTTTAAAAACGCAGTCGGAGATTAATGGGGCGACATATGTATCCGTAGAGGAATCGTTCGGTGTAAACGCTACAACTCTTTTACCAAATCCTGCAGATGTGCATCCAACGATGGAAGGATATCGTGTTATGGCGAATGCATTCTTTAAGCAATATAACAATGGGATATTTGTGACACAAAGTGAGTTGCCAGCACCAAATCCAATTACTTTTGAGCAAATTTTGAATGCAACTAATGATCAGATGAAGTCTCCTGTGGCAAGATCAAAAGGAATGGATAATTACTATTCGTTAACAGAAATGAAGCCATTAATATAGCTTAGGCACTACTAATGTATAGTTGCGCATAAGCATTTGGAAGTTGCTCAAACGAGGTAGATGTTGCGGATAATCAGACAAATGTTGCGCATACATGTCGAAACATTGCGCAAAGTATAATGCACAACAACAAAAAGCTGTCCCCGAATCAGGAGGACAGCTTTTTAGCGTGCAGTTTTTTTAGATTTTATTACTTTTCGTATAATGGGATAAACAATTGGGGCCCATTTAATAGCTGTTTTGACTAAGTTTTTTACTTTCATCGTAATCGCTCCTTGGCTTTCGATCTTAATAATTATGTACCCTCAAAAGCCTATACTCAAACGTTCACTTTAACGCAAAACTTTAATACCTTGGACGATATTCCAAATCATTACTATTACATAAACGAGCATATAGACAGCGATAAGTATGAGCGGTCCTGCTGCCATCCATAACGAAGGTTGTTCATTAAATCCTGAAGTAATAGGGAGAAAGCTTGTAAAAACGCTTATGAATAAAATTACTAACAAAATAACAGGGATGATATGAGAGATTAATGATTTTTTTGCATGATATTTAACCTCAGAATCCTGCGATATAAAATAAACGATAATGGGCAATAAAAAGGGTGCAAACAATACACTAAAATAGGAAAGTGCTGATAAAATTCTAGGATTATCCAGTCTACTCAACCTCCTTCTTTTTTACGAAATACTTTTATTTATAACTAAGGAAACTAAAATATTTTTGAAGGTTTCCGTAGAGGAAATAGATACATATTCTTTTTCACCATGCCAATCTCCGCCACTTGGTCCAAACTCAATGGCACCTGCTCCAGTTTCCGCATAGAATCGAGCATCTGCAGCTCCATGCTGTCCAAATAATACAGCAGGTTTTCCTATAAACTGTGATGTGACATAAGCAATGCGTTGTATATATGGGTTGATAGCTTTCGTTGTTACTGCAGGAGCAGTCGTTTGAATCTTTAGTTCACTATTGGGAAATTCCCCTGCCAACTTTGTAAGATCTGCGATAATACTCTGCATATCCTGTCCAGGAACGAAACGAAGATCATAGCTTATTATGCAATTGTCAGGTACAACGTTATAGCGTTCGCCTGCTTGTATTTTTGCCAAGTTTAAGGAAGGATAATCATAGAACTCATTGCTTGCAGTTAAAAAAGAAAGCGTGCGGAGCTGTTGGTCAAAGAGAAAGGCTTGTTCAATAGCATTTTTTCCTTCCCATGGACGGCTTCCATGGCTAGATTTCCCCTTGAGTATGACATCAAATTGAATAATTCCTTTTGCCTGTAAGCCAATCTTTAGGTGGGTAGGCTCACCACATATAACAAAGTCACCAGTATATCCTTGATCTACTAAAAATTTTGATGTCTCACCGTCTGTTTCCTCATCCGTTACAATATGTAATTGAATTTTTTTAGTTAGATTTTTAGGTTCTTTAGATAGCTCATAAAAGGCTTGCATCATCGCAGCAACTCCTGCTTTCATATCAGCAGTTCCGCGACCATATAATAAATCTCCTTCTATAAATGGCTCGAACTGCTCTGGGTTCCCCGGAACAACATCTACATGACCGTTCCAAATCATACATTCATCACCATCTCCAATTACTGCCACAAGCATCAGTTTTTCCTCATGCTTTAAGACGGTAGTAGTAATCCCTCGTTCCTCAAGCCAATTTTCACAGAATAATAAAGCATTATTTGCGCCTTCGATTGTATCGCTTTTGATACGTACCAAATCCTTTAATAAGGTAATCATGTATACATCCCCTTTTGCATATAGTATTTTTACAAGTATAACAAATGAACAAAAGAAGGTTGCATTACTTATTTTATTCAGCTACAATGAATTCGAACTAAATAATTCAAACCACAAGGGGCGCCGGTGATTCGGCTGAGATAGTACCCTTCGAACCTGTAAGTTAATGCTTGCGTAGGGATGTGGATGGAAACTGACAATCGCGCGATGTCTGGGTCTATCCCAGGGGTCGTTTTTTTGTGGTCAAAAAAGGGGATTGTTATGAAAAATAAACGAGTATTAATATTAATGGAAATAGCTATTTTTGCGGCGCTAGGATATGTTTTAGATATGATTGGCTTTGGAATGCCACAAGGTGGATCCGTAACATTCGTTCTTGTACCTGTTATTCTAATGGCCTTTCGTCGTGGCGTTGTTGCGGGACTTGCTACTGGCTTTTTAATAGGTGTATTACAAGTAGTGACAGGTCGTTTTTATGCAGCCCCACTATCATTTGAAATAGTTATTGCACAGGTAGCAATCGATTATTTCATCGCCTTTATGGTTGCAGGATTCGCAGGCTTTCTAAGACCTGCATTTATACAAGCATTTGAACAAAAGGATAAAGTGAAAATGATTACAGCAGTTGTCATTGGTGCATTCATCGCTGGCTTTCTTCGCTATTTAGCACATGTGACTTCAGGTATTCTATTTTTTGGAGAATTTGCTGGTGATCAAAACGTGATTTTGTATTCTTTAATCTATAATTCTACTTATATGATTCCAGTATTTTTAATAGCTGCTTTTATTTGTTCTGTTTTATTTGTTAAAGCTCCGCGCCTAGCACTGCCGAATTCTCACTAAATATGATATGATTAGAATACATTTAGTGAAGAAGGGATCTTGTTAAGATGATTGTACAAACTGACGAAGAGTTAGTAGCATTAAAAAAAATAGGTCGTATTGTTGCAGAAATTCGTGATGTGATGAAAGCTGCAACTAAACCTGGGATTACAACGAAAGAACTGGACGAAATCGGTGGCAAGCTATTTAAAGACCATGGTGCTATTTCTGGACCAATGGGTGAATATGATTTCCCAGGATATACTTGTATCAGTGTTAATGAGGAAGTAGCACATGGAATGCCAGGCTCTCGTGTTATTCAAGATGGCGATATCGTGAATATCGATGTTTCTGGATCACTTGATGGTTACTTTGCAGATACTGGGA carries:
- a CDS encoding DUF4870 domain-containing protein; protein product: MDNPRILSALSYFSVLFAPFLLPIIVYFISQDSEVKYHAKKSLISHIIPVILLVILFISVFTSFLPITSGFNEQPSLWMAAGPLILIAVYMLVYVIVMIWNIVQGIKVLR
- the thiT gene encoding energy-coupled thiamine transporter ThiT; translated protein: MKNKRVLILMEIAIFAALGYVLDMIGFGMPQGGSVTFVLVPVILMAFRRGVVAGLATGFLIGVLQVVTGRFYAAPLSFEIVIAQVAIDYFIAFMVAGFAGFLRPAFIQAFEQKDKVKMITAVVIGAFIAGFLRYLAHVTSGILFFGEFAGDQNVILYSLIYNSTYMIPVFLIAAFICSVLFVKAPRLALPNSH
- a CDS encoding M20 family metallopeptidase, which encodes MITLLKDLVRIKSDTIEGANNALLFCENWLEERGITTTVLKHEEKLMLVAVIGDGDECMIWNGHVDVVPGNPEQFEPFIEGDLLYGRGTADMKAGVAAMMQAFYELSKEPKNLTKKIQLHIVTDEETDGETSKFLVDQGYTGDFVICGEPTHLKIGLQAKGIIQFDVILKGKSSHGSRPWEGKNAIEQAFLFDQQLRTLSFLTASNEFYDYPSLNLAKIQAGERYNVVPDNCIISYDLRFVPGQDMQSIIADLTKLAGEFPNSELKIQTTAPAVTTKAINPYIQRIAYVTSQFIGKPAVLFGQHGAADARFYAETGAGAIEFGPSGGDWHGEKEYVSISSTETFKNILVSLVINKSIS
- a CDS encoding aminopeptidase, which translates into the protein MDFQQKLEEYAELVVKVGLNIQPNQPLLINTTTDTIEFTRLIVKKAYEAGAKRVDVNYTDEVSARAFYDFAPDDAFHEFPKWAAMQRDELIENKGALLWIDADNPDLLEGVSIDRISSFQKASGKALENYRKAVMNDVITWSIVAMPSEKWAAKVFPDLKPEQQMQALWDLIFQVVRIGEGTAVQKWKEHIDNLESRATLLNNKRFKKLHYKSEGTDIQVELPKEHIWMSGASKNGQNVPFIANMPTEEVYTAPLKTGVNGYVKNTKPFVYQGNIIDDFTLTFENGKIISITASTGEKLLQELIGTDEGAKYLGEIALVPHESPISASNVLFFNTLFDENASNHFAIGEAYPTCVEGARGLNKSELEDIGINTSIVHEDFMIGSGDMDIMGELVDGTMEPIFTKGTWAF
- a CDS encoding SGNH/GDSL hydrolase family protein, with the protein product MKKWLCTLIILFISFGSITVDAKGTEVYIALGDSLAAGQTPNRAIDTGYTDLIAQKLTRTGQLAYYTKALAYPGYTTADVLAKVKTDEAKETLKNATLVTISAGANDLLQMVQVNSTSGSIAYQQIPADFALNNVRKNIEQIITEVQATAPKAKIYVMGYYFAYPHVRASQKEGIKKELDRLHTILKTQSEINGATYVSVEESFGVNATTLLPNPADVHPTMEGYRVMANAFFKQYNNGIFVTQSELPAPNPITFEQILNATNDQMKSPVARSKGMDNYYSLTEMKPLI